In Candidatus Omnitrophota bacterium, a genomic segment contains:
- the fliG gene encoding flagellar motor switch protein FliG, translating into MVRAAKERANLTGRKKAAILLAASDLETAANIYRHLSDEEIEQITLEISNLGTVSSELVEQVVEEFACAILAPPPIVHGGVSSARNILEKALGAEKSIQIIERLQGMHQSAPFNFLKIVDSNDILPFFQNEHPQILALILSFLDYKQSAGILEHLDSSLAADLASRIARIEAISPEIISELERVFAHKAAAALSIEFSPIGGIQAAAEMVNRLSRDKQKTLIESLESENPELAAEIKKLMFTFNDIQFLDDRLIQVFLREVDFRELAIALKDAKEEVQSKIFRNVSSRAADNLREDMEFMGPMKPKWIEEAQRKILSIISRIKESHEWSGDSPVAEVETLTETRN; encoded by the coding sequence ATGGTAAGAGCAGCGAAAGAAAGAGCGAATCTCACAGGTCGAAAAAAGGCGGCGATTTTACTTGCTGCCAGTGATCTTGAGACCGCCGCCAACATTTATCGGCATTTATCCGATGAAGAAATCGAGCAGATCACTCTCGAAATAAGCAATCTGGGAACCGTTTCCTCGGAACTGGTCGAACAAGTCGTCGAAGAATTCGCTTGCGCGATTCTCGCCCCGCCGCCTATCGTTCATGGGGGAGTTTCCTCCGCGCGAAACATCTTGGAAAAAGCCTTAGGGGCGGAAAAATCCATACAAATCATCGAACGGCTTCAAGGAATGCATCAAAGCGCGCCGTTTAATTTTCTCAAGATAGTGGATTCCAACGATATTTTACCGTTCTTCCAAAACGAGCATCCCCAAATTCTCGCGCTTATCTTGTCCTTTTTGGACTATAAGCAATCCGCCGGAATCCTGGAACATCTGGATTCTTCCTTGGCCGCCGATCTGGCGTCCAGGATCGCTAGGATAGAGGCTATCTCCCCGGAAATCATTTCTGAACTCGAAAGGGTATTTGCGCACAAGGCCGCTGCGGCTTTATCCATCGAATTTTCGCCCATTGGGGGGATTCAAGCCGCTGCAGAGATGGTAAACCGGCTCAGCAGGGATAAACAAAAGACCCTCATCGAATCCCTGGAATCAGAAAATCCTGAACTCGCGGCGGAAATTAAGAAGTTGATGTTTACCTTCAACGACATTCAATTTTTGGATGATCGCTTAATTCAAGTATTTTTGAGAGAGGTAGATTTTAGAGAGTTGGCGATAGCATTGAAGGACGCAAAAGAAGAAGTGCAATCCAAGATTTTCCGCAATGTTTCTTCCCGCGCCGCGGATAACCTAAGAGAAGATATGGAATTCATGGGGCCAATGAAGCCTAAATGGATCGAGGAGGCCCAACGCAAGATTCTTTCCATTATCAGTCGAATAAAAGAAAGTCATGAATGGAGCGGCGATTCCCCTGTCGCTGAAGTTGAAACTCTAACGGAGACGCGGAATTGA
- a CDS encoding glycoside hydrolase domain-containing protein — translation MDQIWKSLLFILIFVPALSWSDAQIELKSAPSTVRIGPVGEFHGDDAVEIFSAKNEIESFQVAVTARGGNLENLNVEITTLKNTESGEIPLAEMSLFREIDVPVRYSSPRAVLPPGWIPDPLAPFYDPYTGESFHCARWRENKMQGSRFGAAGFDVWQDQHQRLWVDVRVPAQCPAGIYEGEMRVTARNAKAAIPVRLHVWDFALPDGPSHENHFGGFSGIAGYYKIERNSERYQQLEDRYIALMAEHRLNPPLPSRYFPRTAEDGSIVMEDENDRQIAEFVHRYHLTNLEIPRAPFRDILGENRSKAIQYYRSWFAYLQKKGWERGAYLYMLDEPNTSEAYEQVRQLGALVKEANPGIRRLVVEQPYAQNPQWGALDGSIDIWCPLFAFIDESSVRRVQSQGDEVWSYSALVQSAPSYHPSYENVKNDNPPYWQLDFPALSYRIAPWLNRRYGVTGLLYWSTVYWGSPDRDPWDDPGFRIRWNGDGFLFYPGVDAGVDGPVASIRLKNLRDGMEDYEYFQILDRQGKQELVQQIVTQAVPTWGTWNQNPMQLLELRKKLAEAILQK, via the coding sequence ATGGATCAGATATGGAAATCACTCTTGTTTATTTTGATATTCGTCCCAGCTCTATCGTGGAGCGATGCGCAGATCGAATTGAAATCCGCACCTTCCACGGTTCGCATCGGTCCCGTTGGCGAGTTTCATGGCGATGACGCCGTCGAAATTTTCAGCGCCAAAAACGAGATAGAATCCTTCCAGGTGGCCGTAACGGCGCGGGGCGGGAATCTGGAAAATCTCAACGTGGAAATCACAACCCTGAAAAATACCGAAAGCGGCGAAATTCCTTTGGCCGAAATGTCCTTGTTCCGCGAAATCGATGTACCGGTTCGTTATTCGTCTCCCCGCGCCGTATTGCCGCCGGGATGGATTCCCGATCCGCTGGCGCCATTTTACGATCCCTATACCGGCGAATCTTTCCATTGCGCGCGTTGGCGGGAAAATAAAATGCAAGGCAGCCGATTCGGCGCCGCCGGTTTCGATGTTTGGCAAGATCAGCATCAACGATTGTGGGTGGATGTGCGCGTTCCTGCGCAATGCCCGGCGGGAATTTATGAAGGCGAGATGCGCGTTACCGCCCGCAACGCAAAAGCGGCGATTCCTGTGCGCCTGCATGTCTGGGATTTCGCTTTGCCGGACGGTCCCTCGCATGAAAACCATTTTGGGGGATTTTCGGGAATCGCTGGTTATTACAAAATCGAACGCAATTCCGAACGTTATCAACAACTGGAAGACCGTTATATTGCCTTGATGGCCGAACATCGGCTCAATCCCCCCTTGCCATCGCGCTACTTTCCCCGAACGGCAGAGGATGGATCAATCGTAATGGAGGATGAAAACGACCGGCAGATTGCCGAGTTCGTTCATCGCTATCATCTTACTAATCTCGAAATCCCGCGCGCGCCCTTTCGCGATATCCTAGGGGAAAATCGCAGCAAGGCGATTCAGTATTACCGTTCCTGGTTTGCCTATCTGCAAAAGAAAGGCTGGGAACGCGGCGCCTATTTATATATGTTGGATGAGCCCAACACCTCCGAAGCCTATGAACAAGTGCGCCAATTGGGGGCGTTGGTGAAAGAGGCTAATCCCGGCATCCGGCGTCTGGTGGTAGAGCAGCCCTACGCGCAGAATCCGCAATGGGGCGCGTTGGATGGTTCCATCGACATTTGGTGCCCGTTGTTCGCTTTCATCGATGAAAGCAGCGTTCGTCGCGTGCAGTCGCAGGGCGACGAGGTCTGGAGTTATTCCGCGCTGGTACAATCCGCGCCTTCCTATCATCCCAGCTATGAGAATGTGAAGAATGATAATCCTCCCTACTGGCAATTGGATTTTCCCGCGCTAAGTTATCGCATTGCGCCCTGGCTGAACCGGCGCTATGGCGTCACCGGATTATTGTATTGGTCTACAGTGTATTGGGGCAGCCCGGATCGCGATCCCTGGGACGATCCTGGATTCCGCATCCGTTGGAACGGCGACGGCTTTCTGTTTTATCCCGGCGTCGATGCGGGAGTCGACGGCCCCGTCGCCAGCATCCGGCTCAAAAATCTGCGCGACGGTATGGAGGATTATGAATATTTTCAGATCCTGGATCGGCAGGGAAAGCAGGAACTTGTGCAACAGATCGTAACCCAAGCAGTTCCGACATGGGGGACCTGGAATCAAAACCCAATGCAACTTTTGGAATTACGCAAAAAACTGGCGGAAGCCATTCTGCAAAAGTAG